The following proteins are co-located in the Flavobacterium sp. CECT 9288 genome:
- a CDS encoding group III truncated hemoglobin produces the protein MIPQTDIASLDDIKLLVNTFYAQVQKDEIIRPIFNEKIGNRWPEHLEKMYGFWETILLEVHSYSGSPFPPHKQLPIGKDHFNRWMELFTQTTDQLFHGPLADEAKYRAKAMADMFHYKIDYFRNAEKNQINPS, from the coding sequence ATGATACCACAAACCGATATTGCTTCCTTAGACGATATTAAACTCTTAGTCAATACTTTTTATGCTCAAGTGCAAAAAGACGAAATAATAAGGCCTATTTTTAACGAAAAAATAGGCAACCGTTGGCCGGAACATTTAGAAAAAATGTATGGATTTTGGGAAACTATTTTGCTAGAAGTTCATTCGTATTCTGGGAGTCCCTTTCCGCCTCACAAGCAGCTCCCTATTGGTAAAGATCATTTTAACCGTTGGATGGAACTATTTACACAAACTACCGATCAATTATTCCATGGGCCGCTAGCAGATGAAGCCAAATACAGAGCAAAAGCCATGGCAGATATGTTTCATTACAAGATTGACTATTTTCGTAACGCCGAAAAAAACCAGATTAATCCATCGTAA
- the ilvA gene encoding threonine ammonia-lyase IlvA produces MNLFQSIQQAQQELVNVVPVTPLTENLNLSEEFKASILLKREDLQVVRSYKIRGAYNKIKSLTESEKTNGIVCASAGNHAQGVAYSCLLLQIQGKIYMPKTTPNQKVKQVQLFGKKWVEIILIGDTFDDAYAKAVADAKDNQKAFIHPFDDEKVIAGQGTVGLEILEQYQPPIDYVFVPIGGGGLASGLSTVFKHLSPNTKIIGVEPQGAPSMKTSIANQANTPLETIDKFVDGAAVKQVGNQTFAICKKNLDDIILVPEGKVCTTILRLYNEEAMVVEPAGALTIAALDFYKDQIQGKTVVCVVSGSNNDIERTAEIKERSLLYEGLMHYFMIQFPQRPGALKEFVNAILGPDDDITYFQFAKKNSREVGSVVVGLEVKNPNDVLAIKDNMNKMGFEYQYLNEKQDLFTQLIG; encoded by the coding sequence ATGAACTTATTTCAATCCATACAACAAGCCCAACAAGAATTAGTTAATGTAGTTCCCGTTACTCCTTTAACAGAAAACCTTAATCTTTCAGAAGAATTTAAGGCCTCTATTTTGCTTAAAAGAGAAGACCTACAAGTAGTACGTTCCTATAAAATAAGAGGTGCTTATAATAAAATAAAATCTTTAACAGAAAGCGAAAAAACAAACGGCATTGTTTGCGCGAGCGCCGGTAATCACGCACAAGGTGTGGCGTACTCTTGTCTTCTTTTACAAATACAAGGTAAAATCTATATGCCCAAAACCACGCCCAATCAAAAAGTAAAGCAAGTACAGCTCTTTGGTAAAAAGTGGGTCGAAATTATTTTAATTGGTGATACCTTTGATGATGCCTATGCCAAAGCAGTTGCCGATGCCAAGGACAACCAAAAAGCGTTCATCCATCCTTTTGATGATGAAAAAGTCATTGCGGGACAAGGTACCGTAGGACTCGAAATTCTCGAACAATACCAACCTCCCATCGATTATGTTTTTGTTCCCATTGGCGGTGGCGGTTTAGCTTCTGGGCTGTCCACGGTTTTCAAACACCTTAGCCCAAATACCAAAATCATTGGCGTTGAACCACAAGGCGCTCCTTCAATGAAAACATCGATTGCTAATCAAGCCAATACACCCTTAGAAACCATAGACAAGTTTGTAGACGGAGCAGCAGTAAAACAAGTAGGCAACCAAACTTTTGCCATTTGCAAAAAAAATCTAGACGATATCATTCTAGTTCCCGAAGGAAAAGTTTGTACTACCATTTTACGTTTGTATAACGAAGAAGCGATGGTCGTAGAACCCGCAGGCGCTTTGACCATTGCAGCATTGGATTTTTACAAAGACCAAATCCAAGGAAAAACTGTGGTTTGTGTGGTAAGCGGCAGTAACAACGACATTGAACGCACCGCCGAAATCAAGGAACGCTCTTTACTTTATGAAGGATTAATGCATTATTTTATGATACAATTTCCGCAACGCCCAGGAGCATTAAAAGAATTTGTCAATGCCATTTTAGGACCAGACGATGATATCACTTACTTCCAATTTGCCAAAAAAAATAGCCGAGAAGTAGGCTCCGTTGTTGTAGGTTTAGAAGTGAAAAATCCAAACGATGTACTAGCTATCAAAGACAATATGAATAAAATGGGTTTCGAATACCAATACCTCAACGAAAAACAAGATTTATTCACCCAACTCATAGGTTAA
- a CDS encoding DUF4136 domain-containing protein, translating into MHAFWQGEGVGNLTQNRRDKEERINEFVAKILEQFPPKEK; encoded by the coding sequence ATACATGCCTTTTGGCAAGGCGAAGGTGTTGGGAATTTAACTCAAAACCGCAGAGACAAAGAAGAACGAATCAACGAATTTGTTGCCAAAATTCTAGAACAATTTCCGCCAAAAGAAAAATAG
- a CDS encoding group III truncated hemoglobin: MIPQTDIASLDDIKLLVNTFYAQVQKDEIIGPIFNEKIGNRWPEHLEKMYGFWETILLEVHSYSGSPFPPHKQLPIGKDHFNRWMELFTQTTDQLFQGPLADEAKYRAKAMADMFHYKIDYFRKAEKNQINPS, encoded by the coding sequence ATGATACCACAAACCGATATTGCTTCCTTAGACGATATTAAACTCTTAGTCAATACTTTTTATGCTCAAGTGCAAAAAGACGAAATAATAGGACCTATTTTTAACGAAAAAATAGGCAACCGTTGGCCGGAACATTTAGAAAAAATGTATGGATTTTGGGAAACTATTTTGCTAGAAGTTCATTCGTATTCTGGAAGTCCCTTTCCGCCTCACAAGCAGCTCCCTATTGGTAAAGATCATTTTAACCGTTGGATGGAACTATTTACACAAACTACCGATCAATTATTCCAAGGGCCACTGGCAGATGAAGCCAAATACAGAGCAAAAGCTATGGCAGATATGTTTCATTACAAGATTGACTATTTTCGTAAAGCCGAAAAAAATCAGATTAATCCATCGTAA
- a CDS encoding esterase-like activity of phytase family protein has product MRKLLFLVVFPVFLFSCANVKQSAEHSHIPKLKLLNTIEVPFDAQFQNTKIGGLSGIDYDPKKELYYIISDDRSIFNEARYYTATIALENNLLKNVIFQSMSTLKNETGKVYGNWNTAPNTSTDPEDIRFNPKTNTLVWSSEGARVITADKEVLQNPSLNFMTLNGDFLGDVTFPENLKMQKIEKGPRNNGTLEGITFDKNYKNIYTNIEEPLFEDGNQATTSKGGLIRLYQFNANTGKNTAQYGYLLDPIAREPNPSGAFAVNGISAIQYYSKNKLLVVERSYSTGTQECTVKVFLCDLKKATNVKNNTSLLNQNIQLGSKKLVLNMDDLGIFIDNIEGITFGPKLANGNRSLILVSDNNFAEKQKTQFFLFEVME; this is encoded by the coding sequence ATGCGCAAATTACTTTTTTTAGTTGTTTTTCCTGTATTTCTTTTCTCTTGTGCCAATGTAAAACAAAGCGCTGAACACAGTCACATCCCAAAATTAAAACTCTTAAACACTATTGAAGTTCCATTTGATGCCCAATTTCAAAATACAAAAATTGGTGGCTTATCTGGTATTGATTATGATCCAAAAAAAGAGTTGTATTACATCATTTCCGATGATCGATCGATTTTTAATGAGGCTCGTTATTACACTGCCACCATAGCTTTGGAAAATAACCTTCTGAAAAATGTTATATTTCAAAGCATGAGTACTTTAAAAAATGAAACCGGAAAAGTATATGGCAACTGGAACACTGCACCAAACACCTCAACAGATCCAGAAGACATCCGATTTAATCCAAAAACAAACACTTTGGTATGGAGTAGCGAAGGAGCTCGAGTGATAACCGCAGATAAGGAAGTTTTGCAAAATCCTTCCTTGAACTTCATGACTTTAAATGGTGATTTTCTAGGAGATGTAACATTCCCAGAAAATCTAAAAATGCAAAAAATAGAAAAAGGACCAAGAAACAATGGCACTTTAGAAGGCATAACTTTTGATAAAAACTATAAAAACATTTACACCAATATTGAAGAACCACTATTTGAAGATGGTAACCAAGCCACAACCAGCAAAGGAGGTTTGATACGTTTGTACCAGTTTAATGCCAACACCGGAAAAAATACGGCTCAATACGGCTATCTTTTAGACCCTATTGCCCGCGAACCCAATCCGAGTGGTGCTTTTGCTGTCAATGGAATTTCGGCAATTCAGTATTACAGTAAAAATAAACTACTTGTTGTGGAACGCTCCTACTCCACGGGAACGCAAGAATGCACCGTAAAAGTTTTTTTGTGTGATCTAAAAAAAGCAACTAACGTTAAAAATAACACCTCCTTACTGAACCAAAACATACAATTGGGATCTAAAAAACTGGTTCTAAACATGGATGATTTAGGAATTTTTATTGATAATATCGAAGGAATTACGTTTGGCCCTAAATTAGCTAATGGCAATCGATCTTTAATCTTGGTTTCTGACAACAATTTTGCTGAGAAACAGAAAACACAGTTCTTTTTGTTTGAAGTGATGGAGTAG
- a CDS encoding aromatic amino acid hydroxylase translates to MNTTIESNPLLDRLPKHLQQFIKPQDYSDYTPINQAVWRYVMRKNVDYLSKVAHNSYLEGLKKTGIEIDNIPSMYGMNRILTEIGWAAVAVDGFIPPNAFMEFQAYNVLVIASDIRQLEHIEYTPAPDIIHEGAGHAPIIANPEYAEYLRRFGEIGCKAISSHKDYEMYEAIRLLSIVKEAEGTPQATIDAAEKAVEDLQNNMGELSEMAQIRNLHWWTVEYGLIGTVENPKIYGAGLLSSIGESAHCMTQEVKKIPYDISAANQSFDITKLQPQLYVTPTFAYLNLVLEEFANKMALRTGGLSGINKLIDSNALGTIELSTGLQISGVFSSVIEHEGKPIYIQTTGKTALAYREKELVGHGTLTHAEGFGSPIGKLQGINLAIEDMSPKDLNAYDILESKTVTLEFEGGITVKGEIITGSRNLQGEITLIRFKNCTVTHGETVLFQPEWGVYDMAVGKKVTSAFSGPADVNSFDLISHLPSSTTIKAKHTAERDDLEVLYQTVRNIRETNDKETSLRPIFEKIQSNHPNDWLLAVEITELLQERNEPQLLQEVLVFLDQMKQKRPEVSHLVTGGLDLIFDKAKA, encoded by the coding sequence ATGAACACAACTATAGAAAGCAATCCGTTATTAGACCGATTGCCAAAACACTTACAACAATTTATTAAACCTCAGGATTATAGTGATTATACACCTATAAATCAGGCGGTTTGGCGTTATGTGATGCGTAAAAACGTGGATTATTTATCTAAAGTGGCGCATAATTCCTACCTAGAAGGGTTGAAAAAAACGGGGATTGAGATTGACAATATCCCGAGTATGTATGGCATGAACCGCATTTTGACCGAAATAGGCTGGGCTGCCGTTGCAGTTGATGGTTTTATTCCGCCCAATGCTTTTATGGAATTTCAAGCCTATAATGTGCTTGTAATTGCATCGGATATTCGTCAACTCGAGCATATTGAATATACTCCTGCACCCGATATTATTCACGAAGGTGCTGGTCACGCACCAATTATTGCCAATCCAGAATATGCGGAATACCTTCGTCGTTTTGGAGAAATAGGTTGCAAAGCAATTTCTTCGCACAAGGATTACGAAATGTATGAAGCTATCCGACTGCTTTCAATCGTAAAAGAAGCCGAAGGTACGCCACAAGCTACGATTGATGCTGCCGAAAAAGCAGTTGAAGATTTGCAAAATAACATGGGCGAACTCTCAGAAATGGCCCAAATACGCAACTTACACTGGTGGACGGTTGAGTACGGATTGATTGGTACGGTTGAAAATCCTAAAATATATGGTGCTGGTTTGCTTTCCTCAATAGGCGAGAGTGCGCATTGTATGACTCAGGAAGTGAAGAAAATACCGTATGATATTTCTGCAGCCAATCAAAGTTTTGATATTACAAAATTGCAACCGCAACTGTATGTTACACCTACATTTGCCTATTTAAATTTAGTTTTAGAAGAGTTTGCTAATAAAATGGCGTTGCGTACTGGTGGATTATCTGGTATTAACAAATTGATTGATTCGAATGCCTTAGGAACGATCGAATTGAGTACTGGACTACAAATTTCAGGTGTTTTCAGCTCGGTTATCGAACATGAAGGCAAACCCATTTACATACAAACTACCGGAAAAACGGCGCTCGCATATAGAGAAAAAGAATTAGTAGGTCATGGAACTTTGACACATGCTGAAGGTTTTGGTAGCCCAATAGGTAAACTTCAAGGGATCAATCTAGCTATTGAGGATATGAGTCCAAAAGACTTGAACGCTTATGACATACTCGAATCAAAAACGGTTACACTAGAGTTTGAGGGCGGTATTACGGTTAAAGGTGAAATTATTACAGGCTCTAGAAACTTACAAGGCGAAATTACTTTGATTCGTTTTAAAAATTGCACAGTAACACATGGTGAAACGGTTTTATTCCAGCCAGAATGGGGCGTTTATGATATGGCGGTGGGGAAGAAAGTAACTTCTGCATTTTCTGGCCCTGCTGATGTAAATAGTTTTGATTTGATTTCGCATTTGCCATCGAGTACTACCATAAAAGCAAAACATACCGCTGAGCGTGATGATTTAGAAGTTTTATATCAAACGGTTCGAAATATCAGAGAAACAAATGATAAAGAAACGTCTTTGAGACCCATTTTCGAAAAAATACAGAGCAATCATCCTAACGATTGGTTGTTAGCTGTTGAAATAACGGAATTATTGCAGGAAAGAAATGAACCTCAATTACTTCAAGAAGTTTTGGTATTTTTAGATCAAATGAAACAGAAAAGACCCGAAGTATCTCACTTAGTTACAGGAGGTTTGGACTTGATTTTTGATAAAGCGAAAGCTTAA
- a CDS encoding DUF4230 domain-containing protein: MLKRILIGIGIIIGVFLLFKYCDFKKNEDQDITYNTNLIQQQILNVGKLVVTEGHFSEVITYKNQQKYLMDMLSFEKKALVVVNADVTVAYDLHLMKYDIDSINKTITIVSIPKEEIKISPDIQFYDVEQSKLNPFTGDDYNKINKSVKANLAKKIEKSSLKTNAQNRLISELSKLLITTSQLGWTLKYEGQVITTEKEFGQKIKL, translated from the coding sequence ATGCTCAAAAGAATACTTATCGGAATAGGAATTATAATTGGTGTCTTTTTATTGTTTAAATATTGCGATTTTAAGAAAAATGAGGATCAAGATATTACCTATAATACCAATCTCATTCAGCAGCAAATTCTTAACGTGGGCAAGTTGGTTGTTACCGAAGGGCATTTCTCTGAAGTGATCACCTATAAAAACCAACAGAAATATTTAATGGACATGCTTTCTTTTGAGAAAAAAGCCTTAGTTGTTGTAAATGCTGATGTTACTGTGGCCTATGATTTACATCTTATGAAGTACGACATTGATTCTATTAATAAGACAATTACAATTGTGAGTATTCCCAAAGAAGAAATCAAAATCAGTCCGGATATTCAGTTTTATGATGTAGAACAAAGTAAGTTGAATCCGTTTACAGGGGATGATTACAATAAAATCAATAAGTCTGTTAAAGCAAATCTGGCTAAGAAAATTGAAAAATCAAGTTTAAAAACAAACGCTCAAAACAGATTGATCAGCGAATTGTCTAAACTATTAATCACAACAAGTCAATTGGGTTGGACCTTAAAATACGAGGGACAGGTGATCACAACCGAAAAAGAATTTGGTCAAAAAATAAAACTGTAA
- a CDS encoding GSCFA domain-containing protein: MQFRTEIPIPTSKYPIDYNSKIMSIGSCFAVNMAEKLDLFKFQNSCNPFGILFHPLAIEKLLNFAVSEKKFTEEDVFFYNERWHCFDVHSDCSNADKHELLDNLNGIVTATKQKLTQSTHVIITYGTSWVYRNIESQAIVANCHKVPQKQFQKELLSVTAIQESITKTVGLIHSLNPECQLIFTVSPVRHIKDGFVENQRSKANIVSALHTVLQVPPSGAEGAYFPSYEIMMDELRDYRFYADDMLHPNTLAIDYIWQRFKQTTISEKAHSLMDEVEAIQKSLAHKPFNPNSESHIKFETRLKEKITTLEQQYSFMKF, translated from the coding sequence ATGCAATTCAGAACCGAAATTCCCATTCCTACCAGTAAATATCCTATTGATTACAATTCTAAAATCATGTCAATAGGTTCTTGTTTTGCGGTGAACATGGCCGAAAAACTGGATCTTTTTAAATTTCAAAACAGCTGTAATCCGTTTGGGATTTTGTTTCATCCATTGGCAATTGAAAAACTCCTTAATTTTGCTGTTTCCGAAAAGAAATTTACAGAAGAAGATGTGTTTTTTTATAACGAACGTTGGCATTGTTTTGATGTGCATTCAGATTGTAGTAATGCTGATAAACACGAATTACTGGATAACTTGAATGGGATTGTTACAGCAACGAAACAAAAACTAACTCAATCAACGCATGTCATTATCACCTATGGAACCTCATGGGTGTATCGCAATATAGAAAGTCAAGCCATTGTGGCAAATTGTCATAAAGTACCACAAAAACAATTTCAGAAAGAATTACTTTCAGTTACAGCAATACAAGAAAGTATAACCAAAACAGTAGGTTTAATACATTCTCTAAATCCTGAATGCCAGCTTATTTTTACAGTTTCTCCAGTACGACACATCAAAGACGGTTTTGTTGAAAACCAAAGGAGCAAAGCGAATATAGTTTCTGCTTTACATACTGTTTTGCAAGTTCCCCCTTCGGGCGCGGAGGGGGCTTATTTTCCTTCGTATGAGATCATGATGGACGAACTGCGAGATTATCGGTTTTATGCTGATGATATGCTGCATCCTAATACTCTAGCTATCGATTATATTTGGCAACGCTTTAAACAAACTACTATTTCTGAAAAGGCTCATTCTCTGATGGATGAGGTAGAAGCAATCCAAAAAAGTCTTGCTCACAAGCCATTCAACCCCAACTCTGAAAGTCATATTAAATTTGAGACAAGACTTAAGGAAAAAATAACTACCTTAGAACAACAATATTCATTTATGAAATTTTAA
- the alaS gene encoding alanine--tRNA ligase codes for MTSQDVRKQFLEFFASNGHLIVPSAPIVLKDDPTLMFNNSGMAQFKEFFLGNGTPKNNRIADTQKCLRVSGKHNDLEDVGFDTYHHTMFEMLGNWSFGDYFKKEAINWAWQLLTEVYKIPKENLYVSVFEGSTEDNVPFDQEAWDIWKTLIDEDRIILGNKKDNFWEMGDQGPCGPCSEIHVDLRTDAEKALVSGKSLVNNDHPQVVEIWNNVFMEFNRKADGSLEKLPAQHVDTGMGFERLCMALQGKTSNYDTDVFTPLIEKVEQITGFKYTSDEVKNISEEQDKTNIAIRVIVDHVRAVAFAIADGQLPSNTGAGYVIRRILRRAIRYGFTFLDTKEPFINKLVAVLANQMGEFFPEIKAQQQLVTNVIREEEASFLRTLDQGLQLLDKVVAETSGNEVSGAKVFELYDTFGFPKDLTALILKEKGYTYNETDFEVELQKQKARSRAASEVSTEDWSVLIPGNVETFVGYDQTENEVKITRIRKVDSKKDGILYQIVLDNTPFYPEGGGQVGDKGTLVSANETIDIIDTKKENNLILHFAKQLPENIEAGFTAKVNTDLRTSTSKNHSATHLMHLALRSILGTHVEQKGSLVNPNYLRFDFSHFSKVSDEELRQVEASVNAQIEAQLQLVEHRNIPIKEALDKGAMALFGEKYGDSVRMIEFGESKELCGGIHVKNTAEIWHFKIISEGAVAAGIRRVEAITGDAVKNFYQNQENTLAEIKETLKNPQDVLKSVTSLQDDNAKLKKQIEQLLKEKIDGLKNVLLADFQEVNGVNFLAKQVDLSMSSTKDLAQAIGTAKPNSFVFLASIEDNTPNIHCYISKELVAEKGLNAGTVIRELGKLIDGNGGGQPFFASGKGKNVSGIQQALDEAITFLG; via the coding sequence ATGACATCACAAGACGTACGCAAGCAATTTTTAGAATTTTTCGCCTCAAATGGGCATTTAATTGTTCCATCAGCACCTATTGTCCTGAAGGATGATCCCACCTTGATGTTTAATAATTCTGGAATGGCTCAGTTCAAAGAGTTTTTTTTAGGAAACGGAACTCCAAAAAATAATCGAATAGCCGATACTCAAAAATGCTTGCGCGTATCAGGAAAACATAACGATCTCGAGGATGTAGGTTTTGATACCTACCACCACACCATGTTTGAAATGTTAGGAAACTGGTCATTTGGTGATTATTTCAAAAAAGAAGCTATCAATTGGGCTTGGCAATTATTAACAGAGGTCTATAAAATCCCAAAAGAAAATTTATACGTTTCTGTTTTTGAAGGAAGTACAGAAGATAATGTTCCTTTTGATCAAGAAGCGTGGGATATCTGGAAAACATTAATTGATGAAGACCGAATCATCCTTGGAAACAAGAAAGACAACTTCTGGGAAATGGGAGATCAAGGACCTTGTGGACCATGCTCTGAGATACACGTTGATTTGCGTACCGATGCTGAAAAAGCTTTGGTTTCAGGAAAAAGTCTTGTAAACAATGATCATCCACAAGTAGTTGAAATATGGAATAATGTATTCATGGAGTTCAACCGTAAAGCCGATGGATCTCTTGAAAAACTTCCAGCACAGCACGTAGATACCGGAATGGGATTTGAGCGTTTGTGTATGGCTTTGCAAGGCAAAACATCTAATTATGACACTGATGTTTTTACACCACTTATTGAGAAAGTAGAACAAATTACAGGTTTTAAATACACATCTGATGAAGTGAAAAACATTTCAGAGGAACAGGATAAAACTAATATTGCCATTCGTGTCATTGTGGATCACGTGCGTGCGGTTGCCTTTGCAATTGCTGACGGACAATTGCCATCAAACACAGGAGCTGGTTACGTAATTCGTAGAATTTTGCGTCGTGCTATTCGTTACGGATTTACATTTTTGGATACCAAAGAACCTTTTATCAATAAACTGGTAGCCGTTTTGGCAAATCAAATGGGTGAGTTTTTTCCAGAGATTAAAGCTCAACAACAATTGGTTACCAATGTAATTCGCGAGGAAGAAGCTTCGTTTTTACGAACTTTAGACCAAGGATTGCAATTGTTAGACAAAGTGGTTGCGGAAACATCAGGAAATGAAGTTTCAGGAGCAAAAGTTTTTGAATTGTACGATACCTTCGGTTTTCCAAAAGATTTGACTGCTTTGATTTTAAAAGAAAAAGGATACACCTACAACGAAACAGATTTTGAAGTTGAATTGCAAAAACAAAAAGCGCGTTCGCGTGCTGCATCTGAAGTTTCAACCGAAGATTGGTCGGTTTTAATTCCTGGAAATGTAGAAACTTTTGTGGGTTACGATCAAACAGAAAACGAAGTAAAAATTACTCGTATCAGAAAAGTAGATTCTAAAAAAGACGGAATTTTATACCAAATCGTTTTAGATAATACGCCTTTTTATCCAGAAGGTGGTGGACAAGTAGGAGATAAGGGAACTTTAGTTTCTGCTAACGAAACGATTGATATCATTGATACAAAAAAAGAAAATAACTTAATATTACATTTTGCAAAACAGCTTCCAGAAAATATTGAGGCTGGTTTTACAGCAAAAGTAAATACCGATTTAAGAACGTCAACTTCTAAGAATCACTCGGCTACGCACTTGATGCATTTGGCTTTGAGAAGTATTTTAGGAACGCATGTCGAGCAAAAAGGATCCTTAGTAAATCCAAACTATTTGCGTTTTGACTTTTCGCATTTTTCTAAAGTTTCAGATGAGGAATTGCGTCAAGTAGAGGCAAGTGTGAATGCTCAAATTGAAGCGCAGTTGCAATTGGTAGAACACCGTAATATTCCAATAAAAGAAGCATTAGACAAAGGTGCAATGGCTTTGTTTGGTGAAAAATATGGCGATTCAGTTCGAATGATAGAATTTGGCGAAAGCAAAGAACTTTGTGGTGGAATTCACGTAAAAAATACAGCTGAAATCTGGCATTTCAAAATCATTTCTGAAGGTGCAGTTGCAGCAGGAATTCGTAGAGTTGAAGCCATTACGGGTGATGCAGTGAAGAATTTCTATCAAAATCAAGAAAATACTTTGGCGGAGATCAAAGAAACGTTGAAAAATCCACAAGATGTTTTAAAATCAGTAACTTCATTACAAGATGATAATGCGAAGTTAAAAAAACAGATTGAGCAATTGTTAAAAGAGAAAATCGACGGATTAAAGAATGTTTTGCTTGCTGATTTTCAAGAGGTAAACGGTGTTAACTTTTTGGCGAAGCAAGTAGATTTATCAATGAGTTCTACTAAAGATTTGGCGCAAGCCATTGGAACAGCTAAACCAAATTCATTTGTATTTTTAGCTTCAATTGAAGATAATACACCAAATATTCATTGCTATATTTCTAAAGAATTGGTTGCAGAAAAAGGCTTGAATGCTGGAACTGTCATTAGAGAATTAGGGAAATTAATCGATGGAAATGGTGGTGGACAGCCGTTTTTCGCTTCTGGAAAAGGAAAGAATGTAAGCGGAATCCAACAAGCATTAGACGAGGCAATAACATTTTTAGGTTAA
- a CDS encoding M23 family metallopeptidase: protein MSKVKYYYDSENLAYRKIKTQKRRKFGVIILFILAAALFGFLSFIVLLNTPFFETPKDRLQAREIENLKLNYAILNKKMDQVNGALDAIEERDNNVYRVYFNKTAIPDSIRKAGFQGKNRYELLEGYNNSQLVINTTKRIDVMSKQLAIQSKSLDEILKLAEAKSEFLSAIPAIQPVRNENLKHMASGFGYRTDPFTKARKMHEGMDFTAKSGTPIYATGDGVVAKADNTASGYGNHIVIRHGFGYETLYAHLSKYNTRAGQRVKRGDIIGYVGSTGRSEAPHLHYEVLKDKKVVNPLNFYYGNISAVEYVAISQLANQENQSLD, encoded by the coding sequence ATGTCGAAAGTAAAATATTATTACGATTCTGAAAATCTAGCCTACAGGAAAATAAAAACACAAAAAAGAAGAAAATTTGGTGTTATTATTCTGTTTATACTAGCTGCCGCGTTGTTTGGTTTTTTGAGTTTCATCGTTTTATTGAACACGCCTTTTTTTGAAACACCAAAAGACCGCTTGCAAGCCCGAGAGATTGAAAATTTAAAATTGAATTATGCCATTCTCAATAAAAAAATGGATCAGGTGAACGGTGCGCTTGACGCAATAGAAGAACGTGACAACAATGTTTATAGGGTGTATTTTAACAAAACTGCAATCCCAGACTCTATTAGGAAAGCTGGTTTTCAGGGTAAAAATAGATATGAATTGCTGGAAGGTTATAATAATTCACAATTAGTCATCAATACCACTAAAAGGATTGATGTTATGAGTAAACAATTAGCCATTCAATCAAAGTCACTAGACGAAATTTTAAAATTAGCCGAAGCTAAAAGTGAATTTTTATCAGCTATTCCTGCCATTCAACCGGTACGAAATGAAAACTTAAAACACATGGCATCTGGTTTTGGATACCGAACAGATCCTTTTACGAAAGCCCGTAAAATGCATGAAGGCATGGATTTTACAGCTAAAAGTGGAACACCAATTTATGCTACTGGTGATGGTGTTGTGGCAAAAGCGGACAACACGGCATCAGGCTACGGAAATCATATTGTAATTCGGCACGGATTTGGATATGAAACTTTATACGCACACTTGAGCAAGTACAATACAAGAGCAGGACAGCGTGTAAAAAGAGGTGACATTATAGGTTACGTAGGAAGTACTGGCCGATCTGAAGCTCCGCATTTACATTATGAGGTGTTAAAAGATAAAAAAGTAGTGAACCCACTTAATTTTTATTACGGAAACATATCGGCGGTTGAATATGTAGCTATTTCACAATTAGCGAATCAAGAAAATCAGTCGCTGGATTAG
- a CDS encoding MerR family transcriptional regulator — MHIELSKDKRYYSIGEVAKAFDVNASLIRFWDSEFDILKPKKNAKGNRMFTPEDITNLQLIYHLVKERGFTLEGAKIHLKEGQKKTLDKFEIIRKLEAIRMQLTNIKNEL, encoded by the coding sequence ATGCACATTGAACTTTCAAAAGACAAACGATACTATAGCATAGGCGAAGTAGCCAAAGCTTTTGATGTAAATGCATCACTCATTCGGTTTTGGGATAGTGAATTTGATATTTTAAAACCCAAGAAAAATGCAAAGGGCAACAGAATGTTTACGCCTGAGGATATTACCAATTTGCAATTGATTTATCATTTGGTAAAAGAAAGAGGTTTTACACTTGAAGGAGCGAAAATTCATCTAAAAGAAGGTCAAAAGAAAACCTTGGATAAATTTGAAATTATTAGAAAACTAGAAGCGATACGAATGCAATTAACCAACATAAAAAACGAACTTTAA